Genomic DNA from Kluyveromyces lactis strain NRRL Y-1140 chromosome C complete sequence:
aacttctgCGAAAGTTGACGTTGAAAACAACACTGTCACAACCGACACGCCAACTTTAGACAAATCACTGAAAGAAGCATCTTCTACAGAATCCCCCACGGCTGCGTTATCAGTAGAGACTATTGAAAGCGTGGAAAGGACCCAATTTGGATCACAAGAAGATGATTGCAAACAAATATGCACTGAATCTCCAACATTATCCTCAGCGGAATCCAGGTCAAATGATAAGAtagttttgaaagaagcagCCGATATTTCtaatcaaaatattgaaactgTTAAGCATATTACCTTCGCCGAAACAGATCAAATTTCTCTTATTAACTCCGAAGATCCTCCTATTTTTGTGCAATCCTCGATGGAGGCAACAGATCTAGTTGAATCAGGCGAGCTCGGtgaaaaagttgaagtAAAGGAAGATagtgaagaaaaagttgatgatgttttaGAAGAACTGGAACCCACATACGAAGGCCCCGTGCAAAGGGTTGGGAAAAATTTCGTCATTTTATATACCTTCCCTGACCACCCCATTGCCACCCAAAATTCTGAGGTACGGAAAATTATTCTTGGTAAAAACTGGGTACTTCCTTCAAAGGCAAGACCTGATGAACTTGAAactttgatgaagattaCCAGCTCTGAAGAACAGGAACCGCTTCAATCGATTCTAATTCCAGATATGTCaattttggataaattcCCACGTTTTGGTGAATTCAATAAGAAGACTCTAAGAACTGTAACAATCGACACAACAAAGAAGgataaaattgaaattagGACTGAAGCACCGACTGGTGTGTTTTTACCGAACGGGATTCGTAAAAACTGCCTTATTACTAATAGAGAGTGTAAATattttgatccaaagaaCGGTGTACCGTATTCTGACGTTGAGGCAATTAAGACCATCCAGCTGTTACAGGAATACTATGACGACAATGGTGAACCCATTGAACCGAAATTCAAATGGTACGGTTTCGGTAGAGGAGGTATTTATCTTGATGTCCACCAAAAGCCAGCTAGTGGTGTACCAGAAGGATTTGTTTAATAAAGACTTATCTACGTAGTATCTTCAAGCTCTGCGAAAGGCTATGAAAGTATCTATTCATCAAACCGAATTTTGTCTGCAACTTTTTGAACTTCATAGCATTATTAACATTTGACGCATGGAACGGCCTCTTCAAATCACTATTGTAATATTTCCAAAACGCTTGATTTTGCAGTAATGATGACTGTCGGTCAGGAAATGCTGACAATGAACGATGTTGCACGTTCATTAAATATAGTAGGTTTCGAGCTCTAGTAACGGCCACATATAATGCGTTAGTTTCAATTGGGAAATTTCCATAATCTGTGCGGCCCATTAGGAAAACTATCGGAAATTCTAGTCCCTTTGCACAGTGAATCGTGGATACGTTAACGCTGCCTAAAGTATTCTGTTCCTGTGTAATACTTTTCTGATTGTTATGGTATATAATGCTTTGATCGTGAAAAGTTTCTAAAAACCAAGTCGCGGTAGGAAGATCTTGCGGTTTAGATAATAGCGACAATTTTATAGCAGAATAgaattctttcaagtttaCTTGGAAACTTCCTGATTCAGAGTTACTGTCACACATGAATAACGGTAGATCTAACTTTGAAATCACAGATGAGCAGTTATCTATTAAGATGTGCGGCTGTTCAACTTCCAAAATAGGAGGATCGTTGATTAATGTTGATACTGCTAGCAAGTAGTTTTCGAGTTTTTTTGTAACTGCCGGAGTAAACCCCCACTTTGAAACAGGTGTATTTGTTAGAAAATGCCAGATTGATGCACCTGTGGCTGTGGCATTTTCATGTAATTTCTGAAGGGTGTTACTACCAAATCCTTTTAAAGCTGCTAAAGTAACAATAACACTGAAATTACTTTTAGTTTTCATGGTGAAAGACGCGTCTTTAGGCAGTGTAGCTTCTTCTATGACCGAAACAGCGACTTGAAGTAAATCAATCATGAATCTTATCCGCTGATCTGACATCCAATCTGGCTGCGTTGTTAATTTTGAAACGGGAATTCCGAATGTTGAAAGGTGGTCAGCAATCGCCTTTGAATGAGAATTGGTCCTTGCTAAAATGCCAATGTCAGATAGTTTTGCAGAAGAACAAACTAGCTGACATATTTCACTCACAATGAAGTCCAATTCATCTATTAATTCTTCGCAATTGTATTTGATGGGGTAAACTCCGGAAGGATGTTTTTCTACTatattttctcttttaaTCTGAACAGGAACGGTTTGGTTTATAACAGCATTGGCTGCAGCAGTTATTTCTGGTGTACTACGGAAATTGTCATGGATGTACTTAGTGAATTTTTTATCATCAGGTCTTAACCTGTCCAATTCAGACATGACTTCTTTGTTACTTCCCAAAAACTCATAAATGCTTTGATTGATATCTCCAAATATTAAAAAGTGTTTTTGACCAAGTAATGTCTTTAATAGTTTAAATATACCTGGATATAAGTCTTGGAATTCGTCAATAATTAAAACTTTGGCTTCATTTAGTACAAATTTGGTGAATGCAGTATCCTCTTCTGAATTCGGCTCTTTTAAGAATTCCACAGCCATTTTGATTAAATCATCGTTAGTCAAAACATTTGAATGCTTCATTAACTTTGTTACTTTTTCAATGGTCTCATCAATATTATCTGTGTCAATTTGGTATTCATTTATAAGTTTCTGAAGCTTCTTCGTAATGATCCGGTCATTAGCAGTATTAACATTTCTCTTATTCCAAAAATCTTTTGGAATGAGCTTGACTAGACCTCTCCAACCGTTTTCCTCGATTATGTTCACAATACCCATATTTTCAGTAACTATCCTGTTCGAGAGGCCATGGATCGTGTAAATACCAATTTGGGAAACAATGTCATCAACTTCATGGTCAGTGTACGGTTTATCGCTTAATTCCTGAAAGACGCCTAGAAGATTATCTGTAATATTATCAACTGCTTTATTAGTCAAAGATAGAATAATAATTTCACGGGGTTTCACCTGCCCCGTTTGGATCAACTCTCGAACTTTGCATAGCAATGTATATGTCTTACCTGAACCGGGTCCTGCAATAACTTTCAGAGTGCTAGCAGGTATATAAGGGAATTGGATAATTTCATTCTGCGAATCAGTTGGCCTTTTCATCATACGATTGACCACAGACTACACTCTATGTTGAGTGGATCAGCCCAATGGATTTCCTCGTCACTCGACGTTCATATAGCTATTCTGTTTCGGTCATCTCAAATTAGCATATATATGGAACCGAAAATAAAGTAGAAACTGTTTATGTTTATTGACGTTTTTAAAATAAACGAGAAACGGCACAACTAAATAAATCGAAGATTGAATGTGTTATTCGTAACGAGATACTGTAATGGTTGTTCgtatacatatatatatatatatttactTACTATATGCTTCTAGTAGCTGTGAAAGATGAGTTTTCGTTTGTGAGAGGATGAGTGGTTCCTTTTCAGAATCTGTTCTGAGGAACGATTGTTGAAGGGCGTTGTAGATATACATATAATTTGTGGTTAGGAAATTATCAGCGTTTTTAGTCTTTTTGCTGCATTTTGTCATTATTGTTTCGAAATCATCACGAATTCTATTTATCGAGTGGAACAACGGTTCTGCCCTTTCATCTAAAAGTTCCTTGTGGGTTAACGATAGTTTCAATAAACTGagaagaaatttggaaaactgTACCGTGAGTTCGTGAGGCGTTACTAACGGGTCTGAAGCGGTTCCAGCACCTCTAACACGGGCAACGTTGGTTGTTATTGAAACAGATCTTAATTGTTCACACTGGAAATCCACAAGTTTCTGAAATTTTGGCCATAGAAGAATCAACTGACCATCAAGATAATCATCAATGCACGGGATTTGACGATGTTGCGCTTCGAATTGTAGTCTATGTGCAACTCTAATGCTGATTAAGACACCAAATATATCGAATGATGTATCAATTAATTGATGCGTGAAGTCCATAGCATTATCAAAAGTTGGCTGGAAGATATCCAGAAGAATGGTTCGTATTAGATCACCTTTATCAGTTGGTAATCTGAAgaattcattcaaaaacatAAATTCTGCAGTGCAATTATCTAATAATGCCAAGTTTAAATTTTTAAATCCAACTTCGATGTAATTGGCAATTGGATTATTCTCTGCAATTTGCGATACCATAACTGTCCTATCTTCTTGCGTGATAAGATCCAACCgttttgatatttggaaATAGTCGTTAATGCTGTCATCAGTGACATTAAAGTGGGAAGCAGTTTGTGCGCCAAAGAGCGTTCTTCCACTGGCATAAAGATAATTAGAATAAGATCCTGAAACCGATGTATTTGAAAGACCTTGTCCTAATGCGTATTGAGAATCTATCTGGACGTACTGTAAAATTGTCAAAGATCTAATATATCTTGCAAAATATGTCTTATAATACCATTTCATCGTATTAATATATGCTTCTCGTAATTCTGTAGCTATGTCCGACTTGGTATTGTAGATCATTTGATAGATTTCTCTGACCTGAAGTAGTTCCtcttgaattctttgcGCTGGCACAGGATGTCCGTCCCTCAGTCTCTTAATTCTTATCACAATATATTTTTTAGCTCTTTCTGCAGAAACTGCCTTTAGTATTTGTAAGATTTCATTCAACTGTTCGAAATCATTTGGTCTCTCTGatttattttcttcttgatacTTCAGGAATATCTCTTGTTTATCGTTCAAATAATCAATACAATCAATCcatttttgatcaatcttGCCTCTTAACACTTGATATATTATTTCAGGAGAGattatcaaatcattaaCGATGGGACTTATGTCTTTCAACTTCGAAGAGTTACTCTTCAGTAACGATGAAAACTCAGAAAATTTACCCTTAACGAAATCGAGATCTTTAGTCAAATCGTTCAACTTGTTGTTAAATTCGGCAAAgtaatttttcaaactCGGTATAAGTGTCTCAGTAGAGGTACGTATTGATTGGTTCTTTTCCATGAGATCATCAAATTCCTTGAGGAATTCAGTATGtaattgatattctttttttagGGTCGAGTCAACGTAGGCTCGGTAAGTATCAATGTTATCATCTTTACCTGATGGAGAATCCTCTGGCAGTTGAAGTTCAGTTGCATCTAATTCTAACAGATCGCTTAAAACATCCATtataatttcaatatatgGTTTTCTGTCACGAACAGAGTGTAATACAATTTGAAgtatctttcttttccaacTGTATTCTTTGCGGTGTAGTCGatgttctttttgatatatttcaGGCTTTTCGTATTTTTTCTGAAAGTTGTAATACACACACACATCAGGAAAACGAAATGCTGACGGTGAGCGAACGGGGGAGTAGTTTAATTATATGCTTTCTATAGGTCCCCAAGCTTGAAAACTTTGGGTCATTTAAATATTTACAATCATTATGATTACTTTTTGGATGTTAATTATGTGGTAATAGTCTATTTACGATTTaagcttttgaattttAGCTAACATACCTGATAGTTGAAGATGAGTCCCGACACCTTCAAGAATTCTCATATGTGTAAAGCCGATTTCCTTGATCATCTCCAATCTAACCGTTTCCTTAACTTCATCGAGATTTTTCATTACTCTGAAACAAGTTATCACTATATCTACCGCAGAGTAGCCTTTAACCCAAAGTTCTTTTAAATATTGCAGCGATTCATCGAGAGATCCAGATAATAGCATTCTCTTGACTATTAGTGGATGCGGGGAATCAACAATTTGGAAAACGTTCTCCCCATTTACTAAACCGAAACCAGCAACTGTACTTTGTAAATTGTTTATTGCCTGTCTCATGTCACCTTCGGCAGTGAAGATAATAGCTTCGAGACCATCATTCGTGTATTGAACATCTTCCAGCTTTATAATTTCCAATAATCTTTTGAGAACCTGTTCATCAGTTAGTTTCGAGTAACGTAGTATTGCACAACGAGATTGTAAAGGTTCAATTATCTTATTAGATTGGTTACATGCAAAAGCAAATCTCGTCGTATTAGAGTATAACTCCATTGTTCTTCTCAAAGCCTGCTGAGCACCACTGGTCATTGAATCTGCCTCATCCAAAATGATAATCTTATGCTTACCTGCTGGTAGCGTGCACTTCTTTTGGGCAAAATGCTTTATCTGATTTCTGACGACTTCGATACCTCTGTCATCAGACGCATTCAACTCCAATACAGCCTGTGAATACGCATCACCTAATAGCTCATGTGCCAAACAGTGTATCGAAGTTGTTTTACCAATACCTGGTAGGCCACTGATAATCATGTGAGGCATATTACCATCAGCAGCGATGGTTTGTAGCCGTTGCACCGTATCCTCATTCCCTACaatatctttcaataaatgcGGTCTGTATTTTTCAACCCATGGTAATTCCAACTTGGTAGCGTAGgacatctttcaaaatcaatctTCTAAGAACTGATCTGAACCCCCTGTTATAGTTATTAATCGGTCAATTGATAGTGACCCAGAGTtatgtattttcttttcaacctCGACAGAAccattattttcatttgGCTCTGTGAATTAAATGCTCTCTAcatttcaaagtttcaaagatttaGATATAAATACATGTTGataaaccaaaaaaaaaacaagaagagaagaagtacAATCAGGCGCTTGGACATACTTACTAGTATCAATTTTGGCACGTTAATATGGTGTCACGCTCTCGGGATTGATATAATTCGAATCGTTGTGTTAATCGCGAAACAGGAAGCGATTATCCAGTGACATAAAACCCACGTGACTTTCAAACTTTATCAACATGAAAAatgcagaagaagaaacgaATGTTTAGAGAaagctttcaaagattccaaCGATATGGAAGCTCATCGCAGATGGTCCTTCGAGAataaagaattgaagacaAGCTCAAATGTCTGATACCAGTGAAAATTCAAATGCTGAGATTCCAGCTGATACCTCAGATGTCAAAGATAAACCTAAGCCGATAGTTAGGGCACCACAATTTCCACCTCCTCCGGAAGGCATATCAAAATCacaatggaagaagatctGCAGGAAGAAGCGTTTTGAAGAGACGAGGGCAGAATATGCACAAATCCgcaaagagaagagaaatcgTGCCAAATTGGCACGTAGGGAAAAGCTCAAGGAATATACTGATAGAGGCGAAGAAATCCCTGAAGAATTAAAGCGTCCACCAAAAGTtaatttgaatcaaagtGATTCCGGCATATCTATTATTCTTGACTGTTCCTTCGATGATTTAATGAACGATCGCGAAATTGTAAGTTTATCTACACAAGTCACTAGAGCTTATTCTAGCAACAAAAGAGAGAATAATTACGCCAAGATTAAAGTGACATCTTTCGATAAGAGATTAAAACAACGATTCGATAACGATTTGAGCAACTCTAACTACACCAAGTGGAAAAATTTCGAATTTACTGCAGATCCAACCTTGCCCACTGAGAATGCCGTCTATCTGACTGCTGatacagaagaaaaactgGATACTTTAGAACCAGGGACCACTTATATCGTAGGTGGTATAGTAGATAAAAACAGACATAAGAACCTATGCTACAACAAGGCAAAGGAACTTAACATCCCAACCAAGAGGCTTCCTATCGGAGAATTTATCAATCTTGCTGGAAGGAAAGTGTTGACTACCAGCCATATGGTCCAACTAATGTTGAGATACTTCGACAACAAGGACTGGAAGGAAGCATTCGAAAGCGTGCTTCCACCTAGGAAACTCGAAGTCGACTCTACAAAAGAAGACTCTGAAACTGCTTCTGCTGAATAGAGCCAGCCCTTTATTATATAATTGTACGTTAATTACACCTTGCATATGGGCATCTGACAAGTAGACTACATAGCTATAAAACCAGTCTTCGGTTTTTAACCACACTCATACCCTACCAATGACTGCAAACGGCAACAAACATATCCATTTGCAGATCTAGAATTCCCCAAGGgcttcattttttctttgaggACAGTACAAAACATCACGCACGACGCATGACTAACTTCTATTTGACTGGACTATCTTTCCTTCCAATGgaattttcatttttttttccgGACGTACCCTCATCtcaatagaaaagaaaggTTTTCAAGCAAAGAATGGTCTTCTGTTCTCAGGAAACTTTGCGAGTTGCGTCATGCACTGAGTAACGAATTCATTTTACAAGCGAGTATTGAGAGTTCAAGTTACTGCTGATATATAAACTCTCTTTACTGGTAACATCTttagagaaaaaaatagtaAAATATATTGTTTCTCATTTCATTTGATTAGTTTTAGTATATGATCAAAGGAAGtagaagagaagaaatttACTAAAAGTTCTAGTTGAAACGAGTTCTGGTTGTCATCATCTGTACCTGTTGATTGAAACTACCATTGACATCCAAAAAAATCCTAACAAACAGAATGCAACTAGTTCCCATAGTATTGAACTCCCAGACTGTTTCTGGGATTACAGGTTCCATTTCTATTGCATGTTGGATCATCGTTTTCGTTCCACAGATTTATGAAAACTTCTATAGGAAGTCGGCAGAAGGTCTTTCGCTTATGTTTGTGGTGCTATGGCTTGCtggtgatattttcaacttACTTGGCGCTATGCTTCAGCATTTACTACCCACTATGATCATTTTGGCAGCATATTATACTGCTGCTGatataattcttttgattcagTGCTTGTTTTACGGTCAAGATGGACCTGTTGACCCTGTACATCTATCACCAGCTAATCCAATCAACGAAAACGTCTTACAAGATGTTTTTCATGAACGTCAGCCTTTGCTTACCGGACACCAACACAACGAACGTCGTGTTTATGTGGAGACTTCATCGACAACATCTGAAGCCACTGCTCCAAATGCAGATAAACCTGAAGACGGGAAATTGAGGGAGCAATTGCtcaatatcattattgTTTCATCCGTTATCTTGGCTGGCTTCTTTTCATGGTACATTTCCTATATCAAGAATCCTCATCAAAGCAACCCTGAATTGGACCTTCACATGAATTGGCTGGCTCAATCATTCGGATATCTTTCTGCCGTGCTATACCTAGGTTCAAGAATCCCTCAAATTCTGCTCAACTATCAGAGAAAATCATGTGAAGGGGTGtctttcttattcttcCTTTTTGCATGCTTGGGTAACACTACTTTTATCATTTCTGTTTTGAGTATATCATTCGCCCCACGTTATTTATTAGTCAACGCTTCTTGGTTAATTGGAAGTTCGGGTACTTTAATCATGgatttcattattttcgCGCAATTCTTCGTCTACAATAAGGATACTCAACCATCAGCAGATGATCTATTGACAGtatgatcttttttttcaacattagAAAATGCATTCCGCTTGGTAGATGAAAGGAATGTTTACACACTGGTAATACAAATTACTGTGCTACACTCACAgcacatatatatatagaaaAGATCAAAGGCACCTAATTGTGGAATggtcttttcaaagatgcaTTTTAATCTAATCTTATTAATTCctcatttcttcaaattacGATGAAAGAATATATTATTCAGTTTCCATTCAGCAACAAATATATTAAACTTGTCTATAATGAGCTGCCACCCTGAACAGGGAGGTTCCCTAAACGTAACGTTAAAATTTGCTGCGCTATAATTGAAATTCCAATTTCTCACCTTATAACTTATTGTGTCAGATGACAGCGTCAGTTTACAAAAAACAATTTATTAGATATCTCGATGGAGGAAAAAACTAACGGATTGGATATATAATGAAACAATCTGACGTGTGTTCTGGTTGCCACCAAAGACTCTTGTTGCTAATTTGGTCTTTGTCTACGGTTCTGCTTTTGAACCAGTAGTCCTCAGGCATTCATTCATCATGATGGAAGGTTCACACACTGTCCGTATGAATAGACCACCTGAACTATCTGAATACTCCATAAAGGAAGATAATTCTACTTCGTCTTCCGATAATGATTATGAGAACCAGACAGCTGATAAGCCCGTTTCTCATGGTATTCACGGGTTCAGCAACATTTTGGGGTTTAGCAGATCTAAAAGTTCGTCTTCAATGAATGAACATAGAGGTTGGAATATATTTCGAAGAGAACGAACTCCAACTCCTGCAAATAAACTGGCTTTAgatgataaagaagatcGAGCTTATGATCCAAAGGAAGTGAGCTGGTGGAGCAAATCCATCCATAGATCTAGACCAAACACTGAACCTACCAATAATGTCAATCTTTTTGACGAAGCTATTTCGCCGGAGGaaaaacttcttctttcagCTAATGATAGGTTAGAAGCGATGTTACAAGATTcctttgaaaatgttgttgataatAGTGCCAGCCCCACCAAAAAAGATGATCCTATTGAAACGAGTGACTCGGATACTACTGACATGGATTCTTTGCGTGAAGCTTCAAGAATCataaaatcaaaagttcaaaCGATTGACAATGATAGCCCAGAAACGCCTCCAAATGAACCAGCCATGAAAGTACATTTCAAACCTTCAAATCATGAAATTTCTATTTATGATTATGTGTATGAATCTCCAAATGCAAAAAACTCCAAGAACATAGATTTAATGATGGTGGATACAAATTCTGTGACGTTTGGTAAGTTTCAACGAATTGCTTCATGTTTGAAAACGGGCTGTGATCCTTTGAGATCAGATCAATCAATTGTAGCTCTATGCGATTATATTTTAACcctttcaaaagaatgcAATGCAAAGCTTTGTACTCTCGAAAGCACTAAGGAAcaggaagatgaagatataaAGTTCAAACTTGCGCAAACCGAAGATCTAAAAGCTCGATTAGAAGATATCACAAATAAATACGTTAAAAATACTAAAGAAATCGATAATGTGAAGGCAGAGAATAACAATCTTaaactgaaattgaaggaagtTATCGAATTCAACAATATTTGCAAACAgttctttgttgaatataAGGGCCAAATTGCGTTGTTGAGTGAACAAATCAATAACGAGGTTACTAAAAACGAAACTTTAAAAGAGAAACAGGAAAGAATTTCCAAGAACTATGAATCTGAAAAATCACGGAATATGGAACTTTCAGAAAGTTTGGCTGTCTCTCAAGGTGTTTTACAGGATATGGAGAAAAAATATTTAGAAAACATCAATAAGACGACTGGTCCCGAGATTGTACAGGACTTATCATGCTCACATGCTGAGAATTTGGACCTCAAAActaaaattgaaaaaattaccAAAGGAAATAGCAGGTTAGTGAAAGATTGCCAAAGGGAGCGTAAGAAGGTATTGGATTTGCGTAAGCAGAAGGGACTAACAAGTAAATACGTTGATGGGATTCTAGCTTTTCAAAATTACTGCATTCAGTTTTTAACTCAATACATCATGTCTTTCAAATCCGCTATTGATTTAGCTGATCTCCTGCATGTCGAACAGCAATTATTCCAAGTTTCAAGTTTTAACCCTCTCTCTTACAGAAACCTTGAATATCATTCCGAAAGGGACCTTTTGGCGCATTTGCAATCTTTCGAATCGGATTCGAACGAGTTGTTCCAAAATCTCAGCAATAACATCCTTGTACAAACATTCAAGAAGTATACGATAGAACAAAACGCCAACAAATTCCTCACTTCTCAGCTTCAAGTATTGCGAAAAGAATCTGCAGATAAAGATCGGTATATCGAAGCAATCTtacaagaaacaaatagtttgaaactgaaattAAGGGAAAAATGAGCTTGGTATCTGGTTTAAAATTTATATAATAGATAGAGAATGGTTAATATTGTTGGAAATCTCAtgatattcatcaaatgCATTTACTTACTTAATGTTTAA
This window encodes:
- the SPO21 gene encoding Spo21p (weakly similar to uniprot|Q06704 Saccharomyces cerevisiae YLR309C IMH1 Protein involved in vesicular transport, mediates transport between an endosomal compartment and the Golgi, contains a Golgi-localization (GRIP) domain that interacts with activated Arl1p-GTP to localize Imh1p to the Golgi), which gives rise to MMEGSHTVRMNRPPELSEYSIKEDNSTSSSDNDYENQTADKPVSHGIHGFSNILGFSRSKSSSSMNEHRGWNIFRRERTPTPANKLALDDKEDRAYDPKEVSWWSKSIHRSRPNTEPTNNVNLFDEAISPEEKLLLSANDRLEAMLQDSFENVVDNSASPTKKDDPIETSDSDTTDMDSLREASRIIKSKVQTIDNDSPETPPNEPAMKVHFKPSNHEISIYDYVYESPNAKNSKNIDLMMVDTNSVTFGKFQRIASCLKTGCDPLRSDQSIVALCDYILTLSKECNAKLCTLESTKEQEDEDIKFKLAQTEDLKARLEDITNKYVKNTKEIDNVKAENNNLKLKLKEVIEFNNICKQFFVEYKGQIALLSEQINNEVTKNETLKEKQERISKNYESEKSRNMELSESLAVSQGVLQDMEKKYLENINKTTGPEIVQDLSCSHAENLDLKTKIEKITKGNSRLVKDCQRERKKVLDLRKQKGLTSKYVDGILAFQNYCIQFLTQYIMSFKSAIDLADLLHVEQQLFQVSSFNPLSYRNLEYHSERDLLAHLQSFESDSNELFQNLSNNILVQTFKKYTIEQNANKFLTSQLQVLRKESADKDRYIEAILQETNSLKLKLREK